From Granulicella sp. WH15, the proteins below share one genomic window:
- a CDS encoding ThiF family adenylyltransferase codes for MPEVTLDAATDLTQDRYSRQILFDGIGLEGQQRLGLAHVAIVGVGATGAASASLLARAGVGTLTLIDRDFVEPSNLQRQILFDEADARDVLPKAEAARRHIGLFNAEVKVYPHIADLVPANIHELLGPAHLILDATDNFETRYLLNDYAVQQGKPWIYAAAVGAYAATMNILPVGSPEAAASSPTACLACIFPAPPTGPVETCDTAGILSTAVNLAASLQATEALKLLTGQPELLRRTLYSHNLWTGERSEISTARPNPACPACGRREFPHLSGVNRPHITLCGRNSVQIHEHHRPVSLTAMHARLSAHSDLEDLRVNPLLLRFRRGPHTVTLFPDGRALIQGTTDIVVARTLYARFIGS; via the coding sequence ATGCCCGAAGTCACCCTCGACGCTGCCACCGACCTGACACAAGACCGCTACTCGCGCCAGATCCTCTTCGACGGAATCGGTCTCGAGGGCCAGCAGCGGCTGGGCCTAGCCCACGTAGCCATCGTCGGCGTGGGAGCCACCGGAGCCGCCTCCGCCTCGCTGCTGGCGCGGGCGGGCGTCGGCACCCTCACCCTCATCGACCGCGACTTCGTCGAGCCCTCCAACCTCCAGCGCCAGATCCTCTTCGACGAGGCCGACGCCCGCGACGTGCTGCCCAAGGCCGAGGCCGCCCGCCGCCATATCGGACTCTTCAACGCCGAAGTGAAGGTCTACCCGCACATCGCCGACCTGGTCCCGGCCAACATCCACGAGCTGCTCGGCCCCGCCCACCTGATTCTCGACGCGACCGACAACTTCGAGACCCGCTACCTGCTCAACGACTACGCCGTCCAGCAGGGCAAGCCCTGGATCTACGCCGCTGCCGTAGGGGCCTACGCCGCGACCATGAACATCCTGCCCGTCGGCTCGCCCGAGGCTGCGGCGTCCAGCCCGACGGCCTGTCTGGCCTGCATCTTCCCCGCCCCGCCCACCGGCCCGGTCGAGACCTGCGACACCGCAGGCATCCTCTCCACCGCCGTCAATCTGGCCGCGTCGCTCCAGGCCACCGAGGCGTTGAAGCTGCTCACCGGCCAGCCCGAGCTGCTGCGGCGCACGCTCTACTCGCACAACCTCTGGACCGGCGAGCGCTCCGAGATCTCCACCGCCCGCCCCAACCCTGCGTGCCCCGCCTGCGGACGCCGCGAGTTCCCCCACCTCTCCGGCGTGAACCGCCCCCACATCACCCTCTGCGGCCGCAACTCGGTCCAGATCCACGAGCATCACCGGCCCGTCTCGCTCACGGCCATGCACGCCCGCCTCTCCGCGCACAGCGACCTCGAAGACCTCCGCGTCAACCCGCTGTTGCTGCGCTTCCGCCGCGGCCCGCACACGGTCACGCTCTTCCCCGATGGCCGCGCCCTCATCCAGGGCACTACCGACATCGTCGTCGCCCGCACGCTCTACGCCCGCTTCATCGGCTCCTAA
- a CDS encoding RNA polymerase sigma factor, with protein sequence MSEAKPNPGLFKRNPPIAGEAEAIEAAKNGDPDAFSKLYALHKRRVYTLCLRMLGNVSEAEDMTQEAFLHLFRKLGSFRGESAFSTWLHRLTVNLVLMHLRKKGLNLVSLEETINPSEEDAPKRDFGSRDTMLSGSVDRVALERAVSSLPPGYRMVFVLHDVEGFEHNEIAVMLECSTGNSKSQLHKARLKLRELLREQTAQAAQLPQTKEAIA encoded by the coding sequence ATGAGCGAAGCAAAACCCAATCCAGGTCTGTTCAAACGCAATCCTCCCATCGCAGGCGAAGCCGAGGCGATCGAAGCTGCCAAGAACGGCGATCCGGACGCATTCTCGAAGCTGTACGCGCTGCACAAACGGCGCGTCTACACCCTGTGCCTGCGTATGCTTGGCAACGTCTCCGAAGCTGAAGACATGACGCAGGAGGCTTTCCTGCACCTCTTCCGCAAGCTCGGCAGCTTCCGCGGCGAGTCGGCGTTCTCCACCTGGCTGCACCGCCTGACCGTGAATCTGGTGCTGATGCACCTGCGCAAGAAGGGCCTGAATCTGGTCTCGCTCGAAGAGACCATCAACCCATCGGAAGAGGATGCTCCCAAGCGCGACTTCGGCTCGCGCGACACCATGCTCTCGGGCTCGGTGGACCGCGTGGCCCTCGAACGCGCGGTCTCCTCGTTACCCCCGGGTTACCGCATGGTCTTTGTTCTGCACGACGTGGAAGGTTTCGAACATAATGAGATCGCGGTCATGCTCGAGTGCTCGACCGGCAACAGCAAATCCCAACTGCACAAAGCACGTTTGAAGCTGCGCGAGCTGCTTAGAGAACAGACGGCCCAAGCCGCCCAGCTACCCCAGACAAAGGAGGCCATCGCATGA